A window of Symphalangus syndactylus isolate Jambi chromosome 24, NHGRI_mSymSyn1-v2.1_pri, whole genome shotgun sequence contains these coding sequences:
- the GDF5 gene encoding growth/differentiation factor 5 gives MRLPKLLTFLLWYLAWLDLEFICTVLGAPDLGQRPQGTRPGLAKAEAKERPPLARNVFRPGGHSYGGGAANANANSRAKGGTGQTGGLTQPKKDEPKKPPRPGGPEPKPGHPPQTRQATARTVTPKGQLPGGKAPPKAGSVPSSFLLKKAREPGPPREPKEPFRPPPITPHEYMLSLYRTLSDADRKGGNSSVKLEAGLANTITSFIDKGQDDRGPVVRKQRYVFDISALEKDGLLGAELRILRKKPSDMAKPAAPGGGRAAQLKLSSCPSGRQPAALLDVRSVPGLDGSGWEVFDIWKLFRNFKNSAQLCLELEAWERGRAVDLRGLGFDRAARQVHEKALFLVFGRTKKRDLFFNEIKARSGQDDKTVYEYLFSQRRKRRAPLATRQGKRPSKNLKARCSRKALHVNFKDMGWDDWIIAPLEYEAFHCEGLCEFPLRSHLEPTNHAVIQTLMNSMDPESTPPTCCVPTRLSPISILFIDSANNVVYKQYEDMVVESCGCR, from the exons ATGAGACTCCCCAAACTCCTCACTTTCTTGCTTTGGTACCTGGCTTGGCTGGACCTGGAATTCATCTGCACTGTGTTGGGTGCCCCTGACTTGGGCCAGAGACCCCAGGGGACCAGGCCAGGATTGGCCAAAGCAGAGGCCAAGGAGAGGCCCCCCCTGGCCCGGAACGTCTTCAGGCCAGGGGGTCACAGCTATGGTGGGGGGGCCGCCAATGCCAATGCCAATTCCAGGGCAAAGGGAGGCACCGGGCAGACAGGAGGCCTGACACAGCCCAAGAAGGATGAACCCAAAAAGCCCCCCAGACCGGGTGGCCCTGAACCCAAGCCAGGACACCCTCCCCAAACAAGGCAGGCTACAGCCCGGACTGTGACCCCAAAAGGACAGCTTCCCGGTGGCAAGGCACCCCCAAAAGCAGGATCTGTCCCCAGCTCCTTCCTGCTGAAGAAGGCCAGGGAGCCCGGGCCCCCGCGAGAGCCCAAGGAGCCGTTTCGCCCGCCCCCCATCACACCCCACGAGTACATGCTCTCTCTGTACAGGACGCTGTCCGATGCTGACAGAAAGGGAGGCAACAGCAGCGTGAAGTTGGAGGCTGGCCTGGCCAACACCATCACCAGCTTTATTGACAAAGGGCAAG ATGACCGAGGTCCCGTGGTCAGGAAGCAGAGGTACGTGTTTGACATTAGTGCCCTGGAGAAGGATGGGCTGCTGGGGGCCGAGCTGCGGATCTTGCGGAAGAAGCCCTCGGACATGGCCAAGCCAGCGGCCCCCGGAGGCGGGCGGGCTGCCCAGCTGAAGCTGTCCAGCTGCCCCAGCGGCCGGCAGCCGGCCGCCTTGCTGGATGTGCGCTCTGTGCCAGGCCTGGACGGATCTGGCTGGGAGGTGTTCGACATCTGGAAGCTCTTCCGAAACTTTAAGAACTCGGCCCAGCTGTGCCTGGAGCTGGAGGCCTGGGAACGGGGCCGGGCCGTGGACCTCCGTGGCCTGGGCTTCGACCGTGCCGCCCGGCAGGTCCACGAGAAGGCCCTGTTCCTGGTGTTTGGCCGCACCAAGAAACGGGACCTGTTCTTTAATGAGATAAAGGCCCGCTCTGGCCAGGACGATAAGACCGTGTATGAATACCTGTTCAGCCAGCGGCGAAAACGGCGGGCCCCACTGGCCACTCGCCAGGGCAAGCGACCCAGCAAGAACCTTAAGGCTCGCTGCAGTCGGAAGGCACTGCATGTCAACTTCAAGGACATGGGCTGGGACGACTGGATCATCGCACCCCTTGAGTACGAGGCTTTCCACTGCGAGGGGCTGTGTGAGTTCCCATTGCGCTCCCACCTGGAGCCCACGAATCATGCAGTCATCCAGACCCTGATGAACTCCATGGACCCCGAGTCCACACCACCCACATGCTGTGTGCCCACGCGGCTGAGTCCCATCAGCATCCTCTTCATTGATTCTGCCAACAACGTGGTGTATAAACAGTATGAGGACATGGTCGTGGAGTCGTGTGGCTGCAGGTAG